One region of Alcanivorax sediminis genomic DNA includes:
- a CDS encoding AgmX/PglI C-terminal domain-containing protein, giving the protein MNTSLARRQQDLIGQVEGEQQALADLQEELQKVETALTEKAPQRQKFQLLGVICESLDQLHEMGAASLFWGEGVSEAEHEQKIASTREVAEQFNSELKVLDEAQGSLKEKIDWHQGNLNELNFHLAEVTEELENSKFDFVIERDADDNKVFVAGLLPWSKTEEDRKRQRKALLISLVLMFLIGGIPAIWELPPPDPDREIKIPERLAKLVKEKAKPKPVKKPEPQQKKEDEPKPDEPKVAKKEPPKPEEIKKARETAVTKGVLAHSDMFADLMDDSVTSNLGAEAKISGSRATGAAAANGAAGSRALITASAGGSGGVAAASSVSRGGVGSGGGNAISGSGLSTGQVQSAVAASVRESARPLTKGAGPSRTDEEIQIVFDRYKSALYRIYNRELRNNPSLRGKMVLELVIESDGSVSACRVKSTDLDSPTLGQKIVARVKMFNFGAKEGVPQTKILYPIDFLPAG; this is encoded by the coding sequence GTGAATACATCATTAGCACGGCGACAGCAGGACCTGATAGGGCAGGTAGAAGGCGAGCAACAGGCGCTGGCTGACCTTCAGGAAGAGCTGCAAAAAGTTGAGACTGCACTGACGGAGAAGGCGCCGCAACGCCAGAAGTTTCAGTTGTTGGGTGTGATTTGTGAATCACTGGACCAGCTGCATGAAATGGGCGCAGCGTCTCTCTTTTGGGGCGAGGGGGTATCTGAAGCGGAGCACGAGCAGAAGATTGCGAGTACCCGCGAGGTGGCCGAACAGTTCAACAGTGAGCTCAAGGTGCTTGATGAAGCACAGGGGTCGCTGAAGGAAAAAATTGATTGGCACCAGGGTAACCTGAACGAGCTCAACTTCCATCTGGCGGAAGTGACGGAAGAGCTCGAAAACTCCAAGTTCGATTTCGTTATCGAGCGTGATGCCGATGACAACAAGGTCTTTGTGGCGGGCTTGCTGCCCTGGTCGAAGACTGAAGAAGACAGGAAGCGGCAGCGCAAGGCCCTGTTGATCTCTCTGGTATTGATGTTCCTGATTGGCGGGATTCCTGCCATTTGGGAATTGCCACCACCGGATCCTGACAGGGAAATCAAGATTCCTGAGCGACTGGCCAAGCTGGTGAAAGAGAAGGCGAAGCCCAAGCCGGTGAAGAAGCCGGAGCCGCAACAGAAGAAGGAAGACGAGCCCAAGCCGGATGAGCCGAAAGTGGCCAAGAAGGAGCCGCCCAAGCCTGAAGAGATCAAAAAGGCGCGTGAAACGGCCGTTACCAAGGGTGTCCTGGCTCACAGTGACATGTTTGCGGACCTGATGGACGACTCCGTGACCTCCAACCTGGGGGCGGAAGCGAAAATCTCGGGAAGCCGGGCGACTGGCGCAGCAGCAGCCAATGGTGCAGCTGGATCGCGGGCGCTGATTACTGCATCCGCCGGCGGCAGTGGTGGTGTGGCAGCGGCCAGCTCGGTTAGCCGTGGTGGTGTCGGCAGTGGTGGAGGTAACGCTATCAGTGGTAGCGGTCTCTCTACGGGGCAGGTGCAGAGTGCGGTGGCGGCCAGTGTGAGAGAAAGTGCGCGCCCACTGACCAAAGGTGCCGGGCCTTCTCGTACGGATGAAGAGATCCAGATTGTCTTCGACCGTTACAAGTCTGCGCTGTACCGCATCTATAACCGGGAGCTGCGCAACAACCCAAGCTTGCGAGGCAAGATGGTGCTGGAGCTGGTCATCGAATCGGACGGCTCTGTGTCAGCCTGTAGGGTGAAATCCACCGATCTGGACTCGCCGACGTTGGGTCAGAAGATCGTGGCGCGGGTGAAGATGTTTAACTTTGGTGCCAAGGAAGGGGTGCCTCAGACGAAGATTCTTTACCCCATCGACTTCCTGCCGGCAGGCTAG
- a CDS encoding ExbD/TolR family protein, translating to MKNQRRMRRLARMGNKSGTGLNLTSLMDIFTILLLYLLVNQSDTPLEPPKDVKLPDSIVETKPRETLVVTVNGDQVIVKGEPVISMAEVLESKGIIDPIRERMVEIRESSIGLGSEEEEDKSTEVTIMADRKVPYSIMKRVMASCTAAGYTKISLAVNQK from the coding sequence ATGAAGAACCAGCGTCGTATGCGCCGGTTGGCGCGCATGGGTAACAAGTCAGGCACTGGCCTGAACCTGACCTCCCTGATGGATATTTTTACCATCCTGCTGCTCTACCTGCTGGTTAACCAGTCGGATACGCCACTGGAGCCACCCAAGGATGTGAAGCTGCCGGATTCTATTGTCGAGACAAAGCCACGGGAAACCCTGGTGGTCACGGTGAATGGTGATCAGGTGATCGTGAAAGGCGAGCCTGTGATTTCCATGGCCGAAGTGCTGGAATCCAAGGGCATTATTGATCCGATTCGTGAGCGCATGGTGGAGATCCGTGAGAGCTCGATCGGTCTCGGTTCCGAGGAAGAAGAAGACAAGAGTACCGAGGTGACGATCATGGCTGATCGCAAGGTGCCCTACAGCATCATGAAACGTGTGATGGCGTCATGTACTGCTGCCGGTTACACCAAGATTTCGCTTGCGGTTAATCAGAAATAA
- a CDS encoding ExbD/TolR family protein: MARKTHKKQQPDAELDVTSFMNLMVVLIPFLLATAVFSQVSIQELNLPSGSGGAAADKPKVTIEVMIRKDVLEISNGRAITDRFPSKDGAYDFAGLTAELRRLKEKHPEKEDVTVLLEPDIEYNDMIAVMDTVKIYKPKKEGDSDAPPPEAEVLFPDISIGDAP, translated from the coding sequence ATGGCACGCAAGACACATAAAAAGCAGCAGCCGGATGCGGAACTGGACGTTACCTCATTCATGAACCTGATGGTTGTCCTGATTCCCTTTCTGTTGGCGACCGCGGTGTTTTCCCAGGTGTCAATTCAGGAGCTGAATCTGCCTTCTGGCTCAGGTGGTGCGGCTGCTGACAAGCCCAAGGTCACCATTGAGGTGATGATTCGCAAGGACGTCCTGGAAATCAGTAATGGCCGTGCTATCACGGATCGTTTTCCGAGCAAGGACGGCGCGTATGACTTTGCCGGGTTGACCGCTGAGCTGCGCAGACTGAAGGAAAAGCATCCGGAGAAGGAAGACGTGACGGTACTCCTTGAGCCGGACATTGAATACAACGACATGATCGCGGTGATGGATACGGTGAAAATCTACAAGCCGAAAAAGGAAGGTGATAGCGATGCTCCGCCTCCTGAAGCGGAAGTGTTGTTCCCGGATATTTCCATAGGGGATGCGCCATGA
- a CDS encoding MotA/TolQ/ExbB proton channel family protein — translation MNVAIKFFQDGGFWMYPILIVGIIGGAFAVERFIKLKLLERANKRTWDDIYPLLKKGEFDKARQMVEASTSAVGQLLTMGLEVQGTVRRRDDIEIAMEEAMMEITPQLEARTVYISMFANVATLLGLLGTIIGLISAFEAVANANPAEKSALLSNSIAMAMNTTAFGLIAAIPLLVCYNMVNSKTAAIVGSLEMISVKTLKLISTLSRRGFQAAPASNEADKEEEKTEDESDTSAEASS, via the coding sequence ATGAACGTTGCAATTAAATTTTTCCAGGATGGCGGCTTCTGGATGTACCCGATCCTGATCGTGGGGATTATCGGTGGAGCCTTCGCCGTTGAGCGTTTTATCAAGCTCAAACTTCTTGAGCGCGCCAACAAGCGCACCTGGGACGACATTTATCCGCTGCTCAAGAAGGGCGAGTTTGACAAGGCTCGACAGATGGTGGAAGCCAGCACCTCAGCAGTGGGGCAGCTATTGACCATGGGCCTGGAAGTGCAGGGCACTGTGCGCCGTCGTGACGATATCGAGATCGCCATGGAAGAAGCGATGATGGAGATTACCCCGCAGCTGGAAGCGCGCACGGTCTATATTTCCATGTTCGCTAACGTGGCTACGCTGCTCGGGCTGCTGGGTACCATTATCGGTCTGATCTCCGCGTTTGAGGCGGTGGCCAACGCCAACCCGGCGGAAAAATCTGCGCTGCTGTCCAACTCCATTGCGATGGCGATGAACACCACGGCATTTGGTCTGATTGCCGCTATCCCGCTGTTGGTGTGCTACAACATGGTCAACTCCAAGACCGCTGCTATCGTTGGTAGCCTGGAAATGATTTCCGTTAAAACGCTCAAGCTGATCAGCACCCTCTCCCGTCGTGGCTTCCAGGCAGCGCCTGCCTCTAATGAAGCAGACAAGGAAGAAGAAAAGACGGAAGACGAGAGCGATACCTCCGCCGAAGCCTCCAGCTGA
- a CDS encoding tetratricopeptide repeat protein, protein MRKADQHRSLLLVTLAITLSLLLGGCASTGTTTQPGENIVLNEEQNALFNAAMVQMEQENYQAGIDLLEKVVAQNNASAVPRINMAIAYKKLEKMDKAEEELQAALDIEPNNPVANNEYALLLRKKGQFVEARQTYEKILTKYPEFALANKNLGVLCDIYIKDYQCALDAYQAYSAVKPKDDEVKIWISDLEMRTQ, encoded by the coding sequence ATGAGAAAGGCAGATCAACACCGTTCCCTGTTGCTGGTGACTTTGGCCATAACGCTGTCCCTGTTGCTTGGTGGCTGCGCCAGCACCGGAACCACAACCCAGCCCGGGGAGAATATTGTGCTCAATGAAGAGCAGAATGCGCTGTTCAATGCTGCCATGGTGCAGATGGAACAGGAGAACTACCAGGCTGGAATTGATCTTCTTGAGAAGGTGGTAGCGCAAAATAACGCCAGTGCCGTGCCACGTATCAATATGGCGATTGCCTATAAAAAACTGGAAAAAATGGACAAGGCCGAAGAAGAATTGCAGGCTGCCCTGGATATTGAGCCAAACAACCCCGTGGCCAACAATGAATATGCACTGCTCCTCAGGAAAAAGGGACAGTTTGTCGAGGCAAGGCAGACATACGAGAAAATCCTGACAAAATATCCTGAGTTTGCGCTCGCCAACAAGAATCTTGGTGTGCTGTGTGATATCTACATCAAGGATTACCAATGCGCACTGGATGCCTATCAGGCGTACAGTGCAGTCAAGCCGAAAGATGACGAAGTGAAAATCTGGATTTCGGATCTGGAAATGCGGACACAATAA
- a CDS encoding tetratricopeptide repeat protein — translation MMPSRFVGLLAASVMLASCASVSEKGTLAELRNVKLDLSDEVIEGGIEKAMQGYQNFLEETPESAMTPEAIRRLADLKIEREYGTFESPGVGVTAPVTGAASAAPMDAPEKSALQAPTAAAGSGMAMVGDKESESDFESRATQTDLPTNATGDQVADGLENQSAEEAIGLYKQLLEKYPMYERNDQVLYQMTRAYEELGRVDEAIEVMNRIAAEYPNSSYIDEVQFRRGEYYFTRKKYLEAENAYLAIVNMGPSSFYYELSLYKLGWTFYKQDMLEEAMNQFVALLDHKINIGYDFDNPDDDIEQKRIDDTFRVISLSFSAMGGPDSVVEYFEKHGERSYEVDIYRNLGEHYLEKRRYADAASSYKTFVELNPYHKVAPHFDMRVIEIYKKGGFPKLVIEANKEFATSYGLKSRYWQHFEVDSYPDVLALLKSTLTELANYYHAMYQNKDFVKQRADNFVEAQHWYHEFLDSFPKDTQAPVMNYQLADLLLENKSYHEAALEYERTAYDYPAHEKASAAGYAAVYTHRKNLEVTAEEQKDPVKRDVIRSSLRFSEAFPQHEKASLVMNAALEDIFAMKDYGFAVTTGRKMLEMFPQAPQEERRSGWLIVAHSSFELKQFADAEAAYQNVLNLTAPEDPTRKELVENLAASIYKQGEQANEQGEFLVAAEHFLRVGQAAPQSKLRPSADYDAATALIKLEDWGRSASVLNAFRNNYPGHELQADVTKKLAQVYSEDGKLELAAAEYERIESESDDEAIRREALKVAADLYMEVDNTDKAIEVRRRFIKYFPAPREPVMEMHNAIAGVLKKRGDTSGYHNELNAMVYVYNQAAPEDRSDRMRYLAGTSHLILTEPMYDDFAAMQLTQPFQSSLARKRDAMKAANAAFGNLVNYEIGEVTAAATYYIAEIYYNFSRSLLNSERPSGLSELEMQQYEFLLDEQSYPFEEKSIDIHEKNVGLIDVGVYNVWVDKSIVKLSKLMPGRYAKFEESSGFVATVNNVSYQSLVSPQLPVAPVLPAAEAGAEVAAPAAALEVDGIQAVPMETPMAEADSMESEADMDTEAAAVEAEPVDDGVMEETANTPVEEVQDLGEPVAVETEAAIEAETEAEIVAEEAEVVAEDSQIGDDAMQESEVIEDVAEAAEDGAAQAANQVVDEAVEEPAQEPSDAEESVSEPVAQSGDAAADASAESVEAAEENEMVEESAL, via the coding sequence ATGATGCCATCCCGTTTTGTCGGTTTGCTGGCCGCCTCGGTCATGCTGGCTTCCTGTGCCTCCGTATCGGAGAAGGGCACCCTGGCCGAATTGCGTAATGTGAAGCTGGATCTCTCCGATGAGGTGATTGAAGGCGGCATCGAAAAGGCCATGCAGGGTTACCAGAACTTCCTGGAAGAAACGCCGGAATCGGCCATGACCCCGGAAGCGATCCGTCGTCTCGCGGACCTCAAGATCGAGCGGGAATACGGCACCTTCGAGAGCCCGGGGGTGGGTGTGACGGCACCGGTGACCGGGGCGGCTTCTGCGGCGCCCATGGACGCACCAGAAAAATCTGCACTGCAGGCGCCGACGGCGGCTGCCGGGTCTGGCATGGCAATGGTAGGCGACAAGGAGTCTGAGTCGGACTTCGAAAGCCGGGCTACCCAGACAGACCTGCCCACCAATGCCACCGGCGATCAGGTGGCGGATGGTCTGGAAAACCAGAGCGCGGAAGAAGCGATTGGGCTCTACAAGCAGTTGCTTGAGAAGTACCCGATGTACGAGCGCAATGACCAGGTGCTTTATCAGATGACCCGTGCCTATGAAGAACTGGGTCGTGTGGATGAGGCCATCGAAGTCATGAACCGCATTGCTGCGGAATACCCGAACTCGTCCTACATTGATGAAGTCCAGTTCCGTCGTGGTGAATATTACTTCACCCGCAAAAAATACCTGGAGGCAGAAAATGCCTACCTGGCCATCGTCAATATGGGGCCAAGCTCTTTTTACTACGAGTTATCCCTCTACAAGCTCGGCTGGACTTTCTATAAGCAGGATATGCTGGAAGAGGCCATGAATCAGTTCGTGGCCCTGCTCGATCACAAGATCAACATCGGCTACGACTTTGATAACCCGGATGATGACATTGAGCAGAAGCGTATCGACGATACCTTCCGTGTGATCAGTCTGAGCTTCTCGGCCATGGGTGGGCCGGATTCCGTGGTGGAATACTTTGAGAAGCATGGTGAGCGCAGCTATGAGGTGGACATCTACCGGAACCTGGGCGAGCACTATCTGGAAAAGCGTCGCTATGCGGATGCCGCATCGTCCTACAAGACCTTCGTTGAGCTGAACCCTTACCACAAGGTGGCGCCGCACTTTGATATGCGCGTTATCGAGATCTACAAGAAGGGGGGCTTCCCCAAGCTGGTCATCGAGGCCAACAAGGAATTCGCGACCAGCTATGGTCTGAAATCCAGATATTGGCAGCACTTCGAGGTGGATTCCTACCCCGACGTACTGGCGCTGCTGAAATCCACGCTCACAGAATTGGCGAACTATTACCACGCCATGTACCAGAACAAGGATTTCGTGAAGCAGCGTGCCGACAACTTTGTGGAAGCACAGCACTGGTACCACGAGTTCCTGGATTCCTTCCCGAAAGATACTCAGGCGCCGGTGATGAACTATCAGCTGGCCGACCTGTTGCTGGAGAACAAGTCCTATCATGAGGCCGCGCTGGAATATGAGCGTACCGCGTATGACTACCCGGCCCATGAGAAGGCGTCCGCTGCCGGTTACGCGGCGGTGTATACCCATCGTAAAAATCTGGAAGTCACGGCTGAAGAACAGAAAGACCCGGTTAAGCGCGATGTGATTCGCAGTTCACTGCGGTTCTCTGAGGCCTTCCCGCAGCATGAAAAAGCGTCGCTGGTCATGAACGCTGCGCTGGAAGATATCTTCGCCATGAAGGATTACGGCTTTGCGGTCACTACCGGTCGAAAGATGCTGGAGATGTTCCCGCAGGCGCCGCAGGAAGAGCGTCGTTCTGGCTGGTTGATCGTTGCGCACTCCTCGTTTGAGTTGAAGCAGTTTGCCGATGCGGAAGCCGCTTACCAGAACGTGCTCAACTTGACGGCGCCGGAAGACCCGACTCGCAAGGAGCTGGTGGAAAACCTGGCCGCCTCTATCTACAAGCAGGGCGAGCAGGCTAATGAGCAGGGTGAGTTCCTGGTAGCGGCTGAGCACTTCCTGCGTGTGGGGCAGGCAGCGCCACAATCCAAGCTTCGCCCTTCCGCGGATTACGATGCAGCGACCGCGCTGATCAAGCTGGAAGACTGGGGCCGTTCTGCCAGTGTGCTGAATGCGTTCCGCAACAACTATCCGGGTCACGAGCTGCAGGCTGATGTCACCAAGAAGCTGGCTCAGGTTTACAGCGAAGACGGCAAGCTGGAACTGGCGGCGGCAGAATACGAGCGCATCGAAAGTGAAAGCGATGATGAGGCAATTCGTCGCGAGGCCCTGAAGGTGGCTGCCGATCTCTATATGGAAGTCGACAATACCGACAAGGCGATCGAAGTGCGTCGTCGCTTTATCAAGTACTTCCCGGCACCGCGTGAGCCGGTGATGGAAATGCATAATGCGATTGCCGGCGTACTCAAGAAGCGGGGTGACACTTCCGGGTATCACAACGAGCTGAATGCCATGGTGTATGTCTATAACCAGGCCGCACCTGAGGATCGCTCAGATCGTATGCGTTACCTGGCGGGTACCTCGCATCTGATTCTGACCGAGCCGATGTATGACGACTTTGCGGCCATGCAGCTGACCCAGCCATTCCAGTCCAGCCTGGCGCGCAAGCGTGATGCCATGAAGGCAGCCAATGCGGCCTTTGGGAACCTGGTGAACTATGAAATTGGCGAGGTTACCGCGGCGGCAACGTATTACATCGCTGAGATTTACTACAACTTTAGCCGTTCGTTACTGAATTCAGAGCGCCCAAGCGGACTGAGCGAACTGGAAATGCAGCAGTATGAATTCCTGCTGGATGAGCAGTCTTATCCGTTCGAAGAAAAATCCATCGACATCCACGAGAAGAATGTGGGGCTCATCGATGTGGGCGTTTACAACGTCTGGGTGGACAAGAGTATTGTCAAACTCTCCAAGTTGATGCCGGGGCGTTACGCCAAGTTTGAGGAAAGCAGCGGCTTCGTTGCCACCGTCAACAATGTCAGCTACCAGTCGCTGGTGAGTCCACAGTTGCCGGTGGCGCCGGTGCTTCCTGCTGCAGAAGCGGGCGCGGAAGTGGCTGCCCCGGCCGCAGCGCTTGAGGTGGACGGTATTCAGGCTGTGCCTATGGAGACGCCGATGGCCGAAGCCGATTCCATGGAGAGCGAGGCTGACATGGACACAGAGGCGGCCGCCGTGGAGGCTGAGCCAGTTGATGACGGAGTGATGGAGGAGACGGCCAACACGCCGGTCGAGGAAGTACAGGATCTGGGCGAGCCCGTTGCTGTTGAAACCGAAGCTGCAATAGAGGCTGAGACTGAGGCCGAGATAGTGGCCGAAGAGGCTGAGGTTGTGGCAGAAGACAGTCAGATCGGCGATGACGCGATGCAGGAGAGCGAGGTCATCGAGGACGTTGCTGAGGCAGCGGAAGACGGTGCCGCGCAGGCAGCTAACCAAGTTGTCGATGAGGCTGTCGAAGAGCCTGCACAAGAACCATCTGACGCTGAGGAGTCGGTCAGTGAGCCGGTTGCCCAGAGCGGCGATGCGGCAGCAGACGCGTCTGCGGAGTCCGTTGAGGCAGCCGAAGAAAATGAAATGGTGGAGGAGTCCGCGCTATGA